The following are from one region of the Candidatus Edwardsbacteria bacterium genome:
- a CDS encoding pseudouridine synthase, giving the protein MLIAFNKPYGVLSQFTSDDPRHVTLAKFGFPKNVYPLGRLDADSEGLLLLSDEAELNAKLLNPRQGHSRTYWVQVENIPGEKDLLKLRKGVTIKGHPTLSCQAMILDPQPEMEERDPPIRFRKNIPTCWLEMTLTEGKNRQVRRMTAAIGYPTLRLVRVGIGNFRLSGLKPGQRKPVTAGERRKIFNI; this is encoded by the coding sequence ATGCTGATCGCTTTCAACAAACCATACGGGGTGCTGTCGCAGTTCACCTCGGACGATCCCCGGCATGTGACCCTGGCCAAGTTCGGCTTCCCCAAAAACGTCTATCCCCTGGGCCGGCTGGACGCCGACTCCGAGGGCCTGCTGCTGCTGTCCGACGAGGCCGAGCTGAACGCCAAACTGCTGAATCCCCGGCAGGGCCATTCCCGCACCTATTGGGTCCAGGTGGAGAACATCCCCGGGGAGAAGGATCTTTTAAAACTGCGAAAAGGGGTGACCATAAAGGGGCATCCGACCCTTAGCTGCCAGGCAATGATCCTGGATCCCCAGCCCGAGATGGAGGAACGCGACCCGCCCATCAGGTTCCGCAAAAATATCCCCACCTGCTGGCTGGAGATGACCTTGACCGAAGGCAAGAACCGCCAGGTGCGCCGGATGACCGCGGCCATAGGATATCCCACCCTGCGGCTGGTGCGGGTCGGTATCGGAAATTTTCGGTTGAGCGGCCTTAAGCCGGGACAGCGAAAGCCGGTGACTGCCGGGGAAAGACGCAAGATATTTAACATTTAA
- a CDS encoding metallophosphoesterase, translating into MKKIVMILTLLAAALIQNGWTARPAGPGDNFRLVVLADRTGGANQKAFEMVLKDIERIKPDLVVTVGDLIQGYADSAGTVKDWDATLPMLKALSCPVYLTPGNHDITTPEVRSIFIKKTGRNPYYSFDHQNSHFIVMDNSLVETLDQMDPAQIRWLEKDLRSLRNRSGIYIFMHKPFWAAGVGAGQPDKLHDLFKRYKVTAVFAGHWHNYASEVIDGIRYVVMGSSGADIGPSENISLAGFYQYLWVTVKDGKFSSALVRAGNTFDLDHVSLKEETFAHQIPTKAVFVDGPELIEGRKLSSLEAEVRIKNPTDKPIKTEILWETGQNWKAVKNSIPVEIAPGDSLKSVFRFKGSGTLYPLPVMKMSYPFGRDKSYNLEMSPNVIRILECPRAKKAPAIDGRFDKDEWLGAGKIADFCGWDGNPASADPTQVYFMHDGEDLYIAAVCRDTIMAQLKTAKTVRDDQVYNDDCIGFLFAANKDTVYQMYVNPASTVWDQLIDNTRDDLDQKWNGGFQAKALAGEREWVLEMRVPLKDVGLPVLNRDAEIRMNIRRKQQRNNQSALWMYDWSYQTKNFGVVRFK; encoded by the coding sequence ATGAAGAAAATAGTTATGATCCTAACCCTTCTGGCGGCGGCCCTGATCCAAAACGGCTGGACGGCCAGGCCGGCCGGGCCCGGGGATAATTTCCGTTTGGTGGTGCTGGCCGACCGCACCGGCGGAGCCAACCAAAAGGCCTTCGAGATGGTGCTGAAGGACATCGAGCGGATAAAACCGGACCTGGTGGTGACGGTGGGAGATCTCATCCAGGGCTATGCTGACTCGGCCGGGACGGTCAAGGACTGGGATGCCACCCTGCCGATGTTAAAAGCGCTCTCCTGCCCGGTGTACCTGACCCCCGGCAACCACGACATCACCACTCCCGAGGTGCGCAGCATATTCATCAAAAAGACCGGACGCAACCCCTATTATTCCTTCGATCACCAGAACAGCCATTTCATCGTGATGGACAACTCACTGGTGGAGACCCTGGACCAGATGGATCCCGCCCAGATCAGGTGGCTGGAGAAGGACCTGAGATCGCTCAGGAACAGATCCGGCATCTATATTTTCATGCACAAGCCGTTCTGGGCGGCGGGGGTGGGGGCCGGACAGCCGGACAAGCTGCACGACCTGTTCAAGAGATACAAAGTTACGGCGGTGTTCGCCGGGCACTGGCACAATTATGCCTCGGAGGTCATTGATGGCATCCGCTACGTGGTGATGGGCAGCTCCGGGGCGGATATCGGCCCTTCGGAAAATATCAGCCTGGCCGGCTTCTACCAGTACCTGTGGGTCACCGTCAAGGACGGAAAATTCAGCTCGGCATTGGTGCGGGCCGGCAATACCTTTGATCTAGATCACGTCAGCCTTAAGGAGGAGACCTTCGCCCATCAGATACCCACCAAGGCGGTGTTTGTTGATGGGCCGGAACTGATCGAGGGCAGAAAATTATCATCCCTGGAGGCCGAGGTCAGGATCAAGAATCCCACAGACAAGCCTATAAAAACCGAGATCTTATGGGAGACCGGCCAGAACTGGAAGGCTGTCAAGAACAGCATCCCGGTGGAGATAGCCCCCGGCGACAGCTTGAAGTCCGTCTTCAGGTTCAAAGGCTCCGGAACCCTGTATCCCCTGCCGGTGATGAAAATGTCCTATCCCTTCGGGCGCGATAAATCTTATAACCTGGAGATGAGCCCCAATGTGATCCGGATCCTGGAGTGCCCCCGGGCCAAAAAGGCCCCGGCCATCGACGGCCGGTTCGATAAGGATGAATGGCTGGGGGCCGGCAAGATAGCCGATTTCTGCGGCTGGGACGGCAACCCGGCATCGGCCGATCCCACCCAGGTCTACTTCATGCACGATGGGGAGGACCTTTATATCGCCGCGGTCTGCCGGGACACCATCATGGCCCAGCTGAAGACCGCCAAGACCGTCCGGGACGACCAGGTGTACAACGACGACTGCATCGGATTCCTGTTCGCCGCCAATAAGGACACGGTCTACCAGATGTATGTCAATCCGGCATCCACCGTCTGGGACCAGCTGATAGACAACACCCGCGACGATCTGGACCAGAAATGGAACGGCGGCTTCCAGGCCAAGGCCCTGGCCGGGGAAAGGGAATGGGTGCTGGAGATGAGGGTGCCCTTGAAGGATGTCGGCCTGCCGGTGCTGAACAGGGATGCCGAGATCAGGATGAACATCCGCCGCAAGCAGCAGCGCAACAACCAGTCGGCCCTGTGGATGTACGACTGGTCGTACCAGACCAAGAACTTCGGGGTGGTCAGGTTCAAATGA
- a CDS encoding M3 family oligoendopeptidase — translation MAGQELKWNLNDIVARGKFDQTYAGIEKDIAGMAEQVKLLKPQMSLAEFKQVIEFREDLKTRVSKISSYGELWENADLKSQDAKLYKSRTQDLGIKLSDALLPLEHWLKGLAVEGMEKLDDFNANRLFAALPDLEYVFKYNRAAAQHTLSQGEERLITRKSVTGSQALVDMYNLITDSFEYKFQPRGGKAKVFKTQGQVRNYYYSAKASEREAAYKAVFKPYHDNEDKLFVIYRALAKDWDNDAKLRNFPGPISMRNFYNRVPDAAIETLLEVCRRNVGIYQDFFRHKAKLLKMKKLRRYDLYSPLETPKSKMPLPEAKKLILEIFRDFAPGFADKAESIFKADHIDSHPRPGKDTGAFCSDIAPGVTPYILLNYTGNNSSVATLAHELGHGVHDLYAQNHYYTSSHTTLPLAETASTISELMVFERLLGQARSDKERRAMLLEKLGDSYATVIRQAYFVMFENQAHQRISQGIKSDQLSDLYIKQLRSQLGSAVEVAEEFRSEWAYIPHIFQTPFYCYAYNFGELLALALFARYKDQGKPFVPKIEKILAYGGSQSPEVIIREVGMDMSSPEFWQGSFEVVKSWLSELKRLSK, via the coding sequence ATGGCAGGGCAGGAGTTAAAGTGGAATCTTAATGACATCGTGGCCAGGGGAAAATTCGACCAAACCTATGCCGGGATCGAAAAGGACATCGCCGGGATGGCGGAACAGGTAAAACTGCTCAAGCCCCAGATGTCGCTGGCCGAATTCAAGCAGGTCATCGAATTCCGCGAGGACCTGAAGACCAGGGTGTCGAAGATCTCTTCTTACGGCGAGCTGTGGGAGAACGCCGACCTGAAATCGCAGGACGCCAAGCTGTACAAGTCACGCACCCAGGACCTGGGCATCAAATTGTCCGATGCCCTGCTGCCGCTGGAGCACTGGCTTAAAGGCCTGGCGGTGGAAGGGATGGAGAAGCTGGACGATTTCAACGCCAACCGGCTGTTCGCCGCGCTGCCGGACCTGGAGTATGTGTTCAAATACAACCGGGCGGCCGCCCAGCATACATTGAGCCAGGGCGAGGAGAGGCTGATCACCCGCAAGAGCGTCACCGGCTCCCAGGCCCTGGTGGATATGTACAACCTGATCACCGACAGCTTCGAGTATAAATTCCAGCCCAGGGGCGGAAAGGCAAAGGTATTCAAGACCCAGGGCCAGGTGCGCAATTACTATTACAGCGCCAAGGCATCGGAGCGGGAGGCGGCCTATAAGGCCGTCTTCAAACCCTACCATGACAACGAGGACAAGCTGTTCGTCATCTACCGGGCGCTGGCCAAGGACTGGGACAACGACGCCAAACTGAGGAACTTCCCCGGCCCCATCTCCATGCGAAATTTCTACAACCGGGTGCCGGATGCGGCCATCGAGACCCTGCTGGAGGTCTGCCGGAGGAACGTGGGGATATACCAGGATTTCTTCCGCCACAAGGCCAAACTGCTGAAGATGAAGAAGCTGCGGCGCTACGACCTGTATTCTCCTCTGGAGACGCCTAAATCCAAAATGCCGCTGCCGGAGGCCAAAAAGCTGATACTGGAGATCTTCCGCGACTTTGCCCCGGGCTTTGCCGACAAGGCCGAATCCATCTTCAAGGCCGACCACATCGACAGCCATCCCCGGCCGGGCAAGGACACCGGGGCCTTCTGCTCCGACATCGCGCCGGGGGTCACCCCCTACATCCTGCTCAACTACACCGGCAATAATTCCTCGGTGGCCACCCTGGCCCACGAGCTGGGACACGGCGTCCACGACCTGTACGCCCAGAATCATTATTATACCTCGTCGCACACCACCCTGCCGCTGGCCGAGACCGCCTCCACCATCTCCGAGCTGATGGTCTTCGAAAGGCTTTTAGGCCAGGCCCGGTCCGACAAGGAACGCCGGGCCATGCTGCTGGAGAAGCTGGGCGACTCCTACGCCACGGTCATCCGTCAGGCCTATTTCGTGATGTTCGAGAACCAGGCCCACCAAAGGATATCCCAGGGCATCAAATCCGACCAGCTGAGCGATCTGTATATCAAGCAGCTGCGCTCCCAGCTGGGCTCGGCGGTGGAGGTGGCCGAGGAGTTCCGCAGCGAGTGGGCCTACATCCCGCACATCTTCCAGACCCCGTTCTACTGCTACGCCTACAACTTCGGGGAGCTTTTGGCCCTGGCCCTGTTCGCCCGGTACAAGGACCAAGGCAAGCCCTTCGTGCCCAAGATCGAGAAGATCCTGGCCTACGGCGGCTCCCAGAGCCCGGAGGTGATCATCAGGGAGGTGGGGATGGACATGTCCTCGCCGGAATTCTGGCAGGGAAGCTTCGAGGTGGTCAAGAGCTGGCTGAGCGAGCTGAAGAGACTGTCAAAATAA
- a CDS encoding class I SAM-dependent methyltransferase produces MMWLDPQPDQDFYDYIYSKRYHNTGIDDPLYEQATLDVFDDPAALQNVAEMRLNDIERFAAKGRFLEVGFGAGYTLKEAHRRGWETYGIETEERCIREIQGSGFNAIKGDFLDQNETEKYDVIAMYSVIEHILDPEVFLRKASSLLRKNGLLVLRLPDTEAQGPTVSLIAHVFHFNAHTILLFLRQCGFEAICIDGFGLWKPRKYPGELWNMNVYSKK; encoded by the coding sequence ATGATGTGGTTAGACCCTCAACCTGATCAAGATTTTTACGATTATATTTATTCGAAGCGATATCACAATACAGGGATTGATGACCCCCTGTATGAGCAAGCGACACTTGATGTTTTTGATGATCCGGCGGCATTGCAGAATGTGGCCGAGATGCGCTTGAATGATATCGAACGTTTTGCTGCCAAAGGAAGATTTCTTGAAGTGGGTTTCGGGGCCGGCTATACGCTTAAAGAGGCACACCGCCGTGGTTGGGAAACATATGGGATTGAAACCGAAGAACGGTGTATTCGGGAAATACAAGGTTCGGGGTTCAATGCAATAAAAGGCGATTTTTTAGACCAAAACGAGACAGAAAAATATGATGTCATAGCCATGTATAGTGTAATTGAGCACATTCTTGATCCCGAAGTGTTTCTTCGGAAAGCTTCTTCATTGCTTAGAAAAAACGGTTTATTGGTTTTACGGTTGCCGGACACTGAAGCCCAAGGCCCTACGGTTTCGTTAATAGCCCATGTTTTTCATTTTAATGCCCACACTATTCTTTTATTCCTAAGGCAATGCGGGTTCGAAGCGATCTGCATAGATGGTTTCGGATTATGGAAACCACGCAAATATCCCGGTGAATTGTGGAACATGAATGTTTACAGCAAAAAATAA
- a CDS encoding glycogen/starch/alpha-glucan phosphorylase, protein MPEKKIKISDEVTRQGVDKESLKRSFLDHISFSLAKDKYSATQRDYYLSLALAIRDRLVERWVRTQQRYYQVDAKRVYYLSLEFLMGRSLGNSIMNLEMDFACRKALEELGFDLEEMMEVEWDAGLGNGGLGRLAACYLDSMAFHALPAYGYGIRYEYGIFLQKIQNGYQVETPDNWLRYQNPWELPRPEHLYPVKFYGRVEIDKWPDGRPRFLWQDGEEVMAMAYDTPVPGHGNDTVNTLRLWSAKATREFDLSYFNSGDYVAAVEDKNQKENITRVLYPSDNVYQGKELRLKQQYFFVSATLQDAIRRYKKTQPDMTAFPEKTVFQLNDTHPAIAIPELMRLLMDQEGLEWQEAWDITGQVFAYTNHTVLPEALEHWPVDMIERMLPRHWQIIGEINRRLMDEVEKRHPGDQHKKQAMSIISSGPQPQVRMAHLAIAGCFSVNGVAELHTRILREIVFPEFNQFFPGKFNNKTNGITPRRWLKKCNPGLSELITKHIGPEWIKDLSLLKELAPLAGDSLFRERWRVVKRENKIRLAEYIRTHNGQEINVNSLFDVQVKRFHEYKRQLLNVLGVIAQYNRIKKDPQAPVVPRTVIFGGKAAPGYFMAKLVIKLINCVADRVNSDPDIGNKLKVVFLANYGVSLAELIMPAAELSEQISTAGMEASGTGNMKFALNGALTIGTLDGANIEIMEEVGQDNIFIFGLTAEEVSQLRARGYDPKNQYHSNGQLKEVLDQLDGGFFCREDPGLFKPIVDSLLNKGDYYLLLADFASYMECQDRVSRTYLDPDQWSEKAIINVANMGKFSSDRSIKEYAEQIWKARSVPIE, encoded by the coding sequence ACTACCAGGTGGACGCCAAACGGGTCTACTATCTGTCGCTGGAATTCCTGATGGGCCGCAGCCTGGGAAATTCCATCATGAACCTGGAGATGGATTTCGCCTGCCGCAAGGCCCTGGAGGAGCTGGGATTCGACCTGGAGGAGATGATGGAGGTGGAGTGGGACGCCGGGCTGGGCAACGGCGGCCTGGGCCGGCTGGCGGCCTGCTACCTGGACTCGATGGCCTTCCATGCCCTGCCGGCCTACGGCTACGGCATCCGCTACGAGTACGGGATATTCCTCCAGAAGATCCAGAACGGCTACCAGGTGGAGACCCCGGACAACTGGCTGAGGTACCAGAACCCCTGGGAGCTGCCCCGGCCCGAGCACCTCTATCCGGTGAAATTCTACGGACGGGTGGAAATTGATAAATGGCCCGACGGGCGGCCCCGCTTCCTGTGGCAGGATGGCGAGGAGGTGATGGCCATGGCCTACGACACCCCGGTGCCGGGCCACGGCAACGACACCGTCAACACCCTGCGGCTGTGGTCGGCCAAGGCCACCCGGGAGTTCGACCTCAGCTACTTCAACAGCGGGGACTACGTGGCGGCGGTGGAGGACAAGAACCAGAAGGAGAACATCACCCGGGTGCTGTACCCCAGCGACAATGTCTACCAGGGCAAGGAGCTGCGCCTGAAACAGCAGTATTTCTTCGTTTCGGCCACTTTGCAGGACGCCATCCGGCGCTATAAAAAGACCCAGCCGGACATGACGGCCTTTCCCGAGAAGACCGTCTTTCAGCTCAACGACACCCACCCGGCCATCGCCATCCCGGAGCTGATGCGATTGCTGATGGACCAGGAGGGCCTGGAGTGGCAGGAGGCCTGGGACATCACCGGCCAGGTGTTCGCCTATACCAACCACACCGTGCTGCCGGAGGCCCTGGAGCACTGGCCGGTGGATATGATCGAGCGGATGCTGCCCCGTCATTGGCAGATCATCGGCGAGATCAACCGCCGGCTGATGGACGAGGTGGAGAAGAGGCATCCCGGGGACCAGCATAAGAAACAAGCCATGTCCATCATCTCGTCCGGCCCCCAGCCCCAGGTGCGGATGGCCCACCTGGCCATCGCCGGATGCTTCTCGGTGAACGGGGTGGCCGAACTGCACACCCGGATCCTCAGGGAGATAGTGTTCCCGGAGTTCAACCAATTCTTCCCCGGCAAGTTCAACAACAAGACCAACGGCATCACCCCCCGCCGCTGGCTTAAGAAATGCAACCCGGGCCTATCCGAGCTGATCACCAAGCATATCGGGCCGGAGTGGATCAAGGACCTGTCGCTGCTCAAGGAGCTGGCCCCGCTGGCCGGGGACTCTCTGTTCCGCGAAAGGTGGCGGGTGGTCAAACGGGAGAACAAGATCCGGCTGGCGGAATACATCCGGACCCACAACGGGCAGGAGATCAACGTCAATTCCCTGTTCGACGTCCAGGTAAAGCGTTTTCACGAGTACAAGCGCCAGCTGCTTAACGTGCTGGGGGTGATCGCCCAGTACAACCGCATCAAGAAGGACCCCCAGGCCCCGGTGGTGCCGCGCACCGTCATCTTCGGCGGCAAGGCGGCCCCCGGATATTTCATGGCCAAGCTGGTGATCAAACTCATCAACTGCGTGGCCGACAGGGTCAACAGCGACCCCGATATCGGCAACAAGCTCAAGGTGGTCTTTCTGGCCAACTACGGGGTGTCGCTGGCCGAGCTGATCATGCCGGCCGCCGAGCTGTCGGAGCAGATCTCCACCGCCGGGATGGAGGCCTCGGGCACCGGCAACATGAAATTCGCCCTCAACGGGGCCCTGACCATCGGCACCCTGGACGGGGCCAACATCGAGATCATGGAGGAGGTGGGCCAGGACAACATCTTCATCTTCGGGCTGACGGCCGAGGAAGTATCCCAGTTAAGGGCCAGGGGCTACGATCCTAAAAACCAGTATCATTCCAACGGCCAGCTCAAAGAGGTGCTGGACCAGCTGGACGGCGGCTTCTTCTGCCGGGAGGATCCCGGGCTGTTCAAGCCCATCGTGGACAGCCTGCTGAACAAGGGCGACTACTATCTGCTGCTGGCCGACTTCGCCTCCTACATGGAATGCCAGGACCGGGTCAGCCGGACCTATCTCGATCCCGACCAGTGGTCCGAGAAGGCCATCATCAACGTGGCCAACATGGGCAAATTCTCAAGCGACCGTTCCATCAAGGAATACGCCGAGCAGATATGGAAGGCCCGATCGGTGCCGATAGAATAG